The following DNA comes from Frankia casuarinae.
CGCCCAGCTGGGGGAGTTGGTCGGACACCGGCCCGCCCTGCTCGCGGAGATCGCCGGGTACCTGATCCGCGAGGCGGTCGTGTCGCCGGAACTGTGTCGGCGCCTGCTGGAGATGGCGGCGTCGCGGCCGACGCCGGCCGTCCGGGACGCCGCCGGCGGTGACCAGTCGTCCCGGGCCCAGGCGATGCGTGGTTCCGGAACCCCCGCCGGGGCCGCGTCCGGGGCCGCGTCCGGGGCCGCAGCCGGGGCCGGGGCCGCCGTCATGGTCGCAGGCGAGGTACGTGACCCGGTAGGGCGCAACGCGGCGCGGGCACCATCGATTCCTGTGATCAACAAGCACGGCTGGCCCCCCCGGGAGGTCGACGAGCTCGTCGCGGCCCTGATGCGGGTGGAGTACATCGCTGACCTGGCCGGTTTCGACCACTGGTTCGACGAGCTGACACGGATCCTCGGTCGCACGATCGCGCTGACCTCCCCGGTCGTCGCGGTCCGCCTGACCACGCTGGTCAGCGAGGCGGTCGGCCAGCCCGATCCCGGCATGCTCGACGCCTTGCTGCAGGCCCTCGACCTGGTCGCGCCGCGCGACGACCGGTCCGTCGTGGACTTCCGGCGCTTGGTGACCGAGCTGCAATCCCACTGGAGCGGCGCGGGCTCGGCGCTGCCCGGCATGTCATCACCGGTGCCCGCCTACCAGCTTCCCTCCTGGCCACCGCTGCTGTCTGGAGTGCCCTCCTCACCCCCGCCCAGCCACGGGCCGTCGGGCACCCCGACCTACTACTTCTTCACCAGCCACGCGCACCGCGACGACCGGGATCGCGTGGCCATCTTCCATCGGGAGCTCGAGCTGGAGCTGCGCCGCAAGGTCCGGCGCCGGATCCGGCCGACGGGATTCTTCGACGCCGACCGGCTGGGCGGCGGGGAGCACTGGCCGACCTCGCTGCGCGACGCGGTGCGCACGGCTCCGGTGCTGGTCGCGCTGTGGTGTGACGACTACTTTGAGAGCGACTGGTGCGGCCGGGAGTTCGGCGTTTTTCAGGAACGTATCCGCCGGGCGACCAAGCCGGGCGGGAACCCGCCGTCCGGGATCATTCCCGTGCCCTGGCTGCGGCGGGACGCCGAGGTACCCGAGGCGGCCCGTGAACTCCACATCGCGCATATGGAGCTTGGTCGTCAGTATGACAACCTTCCGGTCCTGGATTTGATGCGCCATCCCGCCGCCTTCGCGGAGTATGTAAGTCTGCTGGCCTACCGGGTCATGGATGTCGCTCGCGACCAGCTGCCGCCGTTGGACGCCGAGGTGACGGAGCTCGTCCGTTCCCCGTTCCACCATCAGCCGTGAGCTGCACGGAGCCGTGATGAGCTGCACGAACACCCCACGGCCGGCACCCGGCGGCAGCGCGCCGCGACCGTCCCGCCGTACCCGGATCCCCGCGGTGAAGAATGTGGTCCGACCTGTGCGAGCTGCCGTGGACGTGGGAGGCCCGGGTGCGATGGTAGGGCAGAGGCCCTGCGCCGAAAAACGGCGTGAGGGGGACCTGTGACACCGTTCTTTCTGGTCCATCACGCGCTCGCCGGCGGTGACAGCAGCTATGTCGAACGTTTCTTCGGAGATGTACAGAATGCGGTTTACGAGCGCCTCGGCTATCGTGAGGTGTTCACTGGCGAGGCGGCCGGCGCGGCGGAGTCCTCGCCGGCGACGGGGGGCCGCTCCAATCCCGATGCGCTCCTGGCGCCGGTGATGGTGGCGCTGTACTCGGACGCCTACTTCACCGACCACCAGTGCCTGCTGGAGTGGTCGCTGTTCCGGGAACGGCTGCGGTGGCACCACCATTTCACCGGTCGGAGCTCTCCGGCGCTGGTCGGTGTTCCCTGGTCCATCCGATCGGTACCCGTGCCGGCTCAGATCGCGGAGGCGGGGATGCTTGTCGGCGACTTCGGCGCGGGCTACACGGCGAGCGGCGCGTTGCAGCTGATCCGGACCGGTTCCGCCTCGGTCTGGTACCAGCAGTTGACCGAACGGGTCAGTGAACTGATCGTGCGTGCCCGCGGCGACGAGCCGCCGGCACTGTCCACGCGTGACGTGGAGTTCGTCGAGCGGTCGGGGCGGACGGACTGGGTGTCGGCCGGTCGGGGCCGGGGCACCCGCTGGTCTGCCGGCAGCTCCGCGACGCTGCTGATCCCGCCGGCTCCCCTGGTCCCCCTGGCCTCGACGGTTCGCACGGCTCCAACCCCGGCGGCTCCAACCCCGGCGGCCATGGCTTCGGCGGCCATGGCTCCGGCCCGAGTCGGTGGCCGGGAGCGTCGATGGCGGATGGCCGATCCCGAGCACACCCGTCGACCCATCCTGCGTCGTGCCGGCGCCGCCGAACTGGACGATGACGATGACTGAACTTTCCGAGCAACCACCGGAACTTTCCAGGCAACCACCGGAACCGGCGGGTCACGACACGCCGGGCGGGCGCGCCGGCAGGCCGGCGCAGATCATCACCTTCTACTCCTACAAGGGCGGTTCGGGGCGCACGATGGCACTGGCGAACGTCGCCTGGCTGCTCGCCGCCTCGGGTAAGCGGGTTCTCACCGTCGACTGGGATCTGGAGTCTCCCGGCCTGCACCGGTATTTCCGCCCGTTTCTGCAGAACAGGGAGCTGGACTCGAGTGACGGCGTCACCGAGATGCTCCAGGGTTTCATCCGGGAGATCGACCGGCTCCAGGACGCGCCGCCGTCGACATCCGCGGAGCAGGCCTCCGTGCCGGACGCCGACGCGGTGCGCGAGATCATCGCCCTGCACGGCGACTTCCGGCACAACATCGAGACCATCGAGTGGCCCGGGTTCCCGGGCGTCGGACGGATCGACTTCCTCGGTCCCGGCCGGCAGACGTCCACGAGCGCGGTGCTGGTGGCCACGGTGCCCTGGTCGACGCTGTTCGAGGACGCCGACGGCCGGGCGTATTTCGCCGCGCTGCGTGAGCGCATGCGGTTCGCCGACTACGACTACGTCCTCATCGACAGCCGGACCGGCACCTCGGACGCGGCCGGCGTCTGCACCCAGCTCCTGCCGGACACCGTCGTCATCGGATTCGCGCTGAACAACCAGTCCATCGACGGCGGCGCCGGGGTGGCCCGCGAGATCCGTAACAGCAAGCGGGACATCCGGGTGCTGCCCGTCCCGATGCGGGTCGAGGACACCGAGCAGCGCAAGCAGGAACTGCGCCGCCGCGCGGCGTTCCACGCCTTCCGCCCGGTGTTGGCCGACCTGTGCGGTTCCGACCCGGAGGCACAGCGGAGCTTTCTGATCGGCCTGGAGATCCCCTACAAGGCGGTCTACGCCTACGAGGAGGTCCTGGCGGCCTTCCAGGAGGATCCCGCCAGCCGGCTCGGCGTCCAGGCCGCCTACCGGATGCTCGCCGGAGAGCTTGCCGGCGCCCCGATCGATGCGCGCCCCGTCCCGCCACAGGATCGGGAGCGGGTGCTGCGGGACTTCGAGCAGTACGGACCGCCCGCTCCGCGGTCGGTGGC
Coding sequences within:
- a CDS encoding toll/interleukin-1 receptor domain-containing protein, giving the protein MNAYARPGRRPGDAPPVWRSRRENELFAGRDDELERIWDGLTRHRRVVLVPEGDQSDIGETELAGEYQHRFKLRYDVSWWVDCSTTAAVPGQIGELYERARTELPGPPPGAADAGPESTAGWLVIFAGVGSPDEVAEFLPDGEAHVIIIADRAVGAWRDRTMPIGPLRRRESVMLLTSAAPMVDPATAAQLGELVGHRPALLAEIAGYLIREAVVSPELCRRLLEMAASRPTPAVRDAAGGDQSSRAQAMRGSGTPAGAASGAASGAAAGAGAAVMVAGEVRDPVGRNAARAPSIPVINKHGWPPREVDELVAALMRVEYIADLAGFDHWFDELTRILGRTIALTSPVVAVRLTTLVSEAVGQPDPGMLDALLQALDLVAPRDDRSVVDFRRLVTELQSHWSGAGSALPGMSSPVPAYQLPSWPPLLSGVPSSPPPSHGPSGTPTYYFFTSHAHRDDRDRVAIFHRELELELRRKVRRRIRPTGFFDADRLGGGEHWPTSLRDAVRTAPVLVALWCDDYFESDWCGREFGVFQERIRRATKPGGNPPSGIIPVPWLRRDAEVPEAARELHIAHMELGRQYDNLPVLDLMRHPAAFAEYVSLLAYRVMDVARDQLPPLDAEVTELVRSPFHHQP